The Klebsiella sp. RHBSTW-00484 genome includes a window with the following:
- the yjiL gene encoding putative 2-hydroxyacyl-CoA dehydratase activator YjiL (YjiL, as found in Escherichia coli, is a homolog of the activator ATPases of enzymes such as lactoyl-CoA dehydratase, (R)-phenyllactate dehydratase, and 2-hydroxyisocaproyl-CoA dehydratase. The typical substrate of those enzymes is acyl-CoA with an OH at the beta-position. YjiL is the putative activator for the cognate protein YjiM, a putative 2-hydroxyacyl-CoA dehydratase with unknown specificity, encoded by the adjacent gene.), which produces MTFTVGIDSGSTATKGILLQDGAIQRRFLCPTPFRPADAIVEAWETLCAELDERPFLTLTGYGRQLVDFADKQVTEISCHGLGARLLAPETRTVIDIGGQDSKVIQLDDDGNLTDFLMNDKCAAGTGRFLEVISRTLGASVEQLDSITKGVDPHAITSMCTVFAESEVISLRSAGVPPEAILAGVINAMARRSANFIGRLSAQGPLLFTGGVSHCAAFARMLEGHVGMAVHTHPDAQFAGAIGAALIGLRQRSRR; this is translated from the coding sequence GTGACGTTTACCGTAGGGATTGATTCCGGTTCTACCGCCACCAAAGGCATCCTGCTCCAGGACGGCGCGATCCAACGCCGTTTTCTCTGCCCGACGCCGTTTCGCCCCGCCGATGCCATCGTTGAAGCGTGGGAAACGCTCTGCGCCGAGCTGGATGAACGCCCGTTTTTAACCTTGACCGGCTACGGTCGCCAGCTGGTGGATTTTGCCGACAAGCAGGTGACGGAGATTTCCTGCCACGGGCTAGGCGCGCGCTTGCTCGCTCCGGAGACCCGCACGGTTATCGATATCGGCGGCCAGGACAGTAAGGTTATCCAGTTGGATGACGACGGCAACCTTACCGACTTTCTGATGAATGACAAATGCGCTGCGGGCACCGGGCGCTTTCTGGAGGTTATCTCGCGCACCCTCGGGGCCAGCGTCGAACAGTTGGATAGCATCACTAAAGGCGTCGATCCGCATGCGATCACCAGCATGTGCACGGTGTTTGCCGAATCCGAGGTGATCAGCCTGCGTTCAGCGGGCGTGCCGCCGGAGGCGATCCTCGCCGGGGTAATCAACGCCATGGCCCGGCGCAGCGCCAATTTTATCGGTCGTTTGTCGGCGCAGGGCCCGCTGCTGTTTACCGGCGGCGTCAGCCACTGCGCAGCGTTTGCCCGAATGCTGGAAGGCCACGTCGGCATGGCGGTGCATACGCATCCCGACGCCCAGTTCGCCGGGGCAATCGGCGCGGCGCTGATTGGCTTACGCCAGAGGAGCCGCAGGTGA
- a CDS encoding DUF3343 domain-containing protein produces MTEYLFLFHSTVGVVRTRKALQAAGVTFRVKDIPRQLRGGCGLCIYLSCEAGEEQRWVIPGQTEAIFRVEGQAFHPLHAFPAQHITDS; encoded by the coding sequence GTGACGGAATATCTGTTTTTATTTCATTCGACGGTGGGCGTGGTGCGCACCCGCAAAGCCTTGCAGGCGGCAGGAGTGACCTTCCGGGTGAAGGACATTCCACGCCAGCTGCGCGGCGGCTGCGGGCTGTGTATTTATCTGAGCTGTGAGGCCGGAGAGGAGCAGCGGTGGGTTATCCCCGGCCAAACGGAAGCGATATTTCGCGTCGAAGGCCAGGCGTTCCACCCATTGCACGCATTCCCGGCACAGCACATTACTGATAGTTGA
- a CDS encoding fimbrial protein — protein MPIKSWLRWGLAGLLLLPFVSFASITCTKNYSGRTAYVEQYVSVLGKLLMVSALRDLPVGSVLYRQYIFDADTQIIGVDGCISNVSGGEYIKLVHALNIEGALPAVVGQYQGLNVYSTGVSGIGVVVAATYNNNSTSLYGLPDSSMTQTNIPSTESRRFGSVYTDQAFELLLVKVGDISPGVWMVAFNYPPITRSAQATNATGVTQDYGYRWNISGSVTVVAGTCQTPDVTVPMGEHSIAESTTTEWVDFNINLLNCPPMYGRYNRNASDSSSTAVIRWRSSTDYTIVGPDLANSIGFLLNPVSGYQTLAAGGECAALTDDTDMAKGMCLEIQNRDNVNVLTHSKANTLTDSNLSLQQTTASYAIPLRARYARNNESTLRAGKADTAVEFTINYQ, from the coding sequence ATGCCGATTAAAAGCTGGCTACGATGGGGGCTGGCAGGGTTATTACTGCTGCCGTTTGTGTCGTTCGCGTCGATTACCTGTACGAAAAACTATTCTGGCCGTACGGCTTATGTCGAGCAGTATGTCTCGGTTTTAGGCAAACTCCTGATGGTTTCGGCATTACGTGATTTACCCGTGGGATCCGTACTTTATCGGCAATACATTTTTGATGCCGATACGCAGATCATCGGTGTTGATGGCTGCATTTCGAACGTGTCGGGCGGGGAGTACATTAAGCTCGTCCATGCGTTAAATATTGAGGGCGCGCTGCCCGCCGTTGTTGGGCAGTATCAGGGGCTTAATGTTTACAGCACCGGGGTTTCCGGGATTGGGGTGGTGGTCGCCGCTACCTACAATAATAATTCAACATCGTTATATGGGCTGCCTGATTCTTCTATGACTCAAACGAATATTCCGAGCACGGAATCGAGGCGCTTTGGTTCGGTTTACACCGATCAGGCCTTTGAACTGCTGCTGGTAAAAGTCGGTGATATCTCACCAGGGGTTTGGATGGTGGCGTTCAACTACCCACCGATTACTCGTTCCGCCCAGGCCACGAACGCCACCGGTGTGACCCAGGATTATGGTTACCGCTGGAACATCTCCGGTAGTGTGACTGTCGTTGCCGGTACCTGCCAGACGCCGGATGTCACGGTGCCAATGGGGGAACATTCGATTGCCGAATCAACGACCACCGAGTGGGTGGATTTCAACATTAACCTGCTGAACTGTCCACCGATGTACGGGCGCTACAATCGTAACGCGTCGGACTCCTCGTCGACGGCGGTGATCCGCTGGCGAAGCTCGACGGACTATACGATCGTCGGGCCTGATTTGGCTAATAGCATTGGCTTTTTGCTTAACCCGGTGAGTGGCTATCAGACCCTGGCCGCGGGCGGCGAGTGCGCAGCGCTGACCGACGATACCGATATGGCAAAAGGCATGTGTCTGGAGATCCAAAATCGCGATAATGTGAATGTGTTAACTCATTCTAAAGCCAATACGTTAACCGACTCGAACCTGTCGCTGCAGCAAACCACCGCCAGCTACGCGATACCGCTCAGAGCGCGTTATGCCCGTAACAATGAAAGCACGCTGCGGGCAGGTAAGGCCGATACGGCGGTAGAGTTCACCATCAACTATCAGTAA
- a CDS encoding fimbria/pilus outer membrane usher protein produces the protein MIRSCYFKPTPLAMAITLGFSPFAVAQDADEVQFNSTFMSQGSQKKINLTHYERNRAVPGKYRVELRINNQYQGFQDITVSESTPPANTGTICLTTGAWRTLPLNIEKLSDDAQRLLANSADDDCLAVTAMIPQVKMEFDTGNQTLDLEIPTLYLVRNPRGYVNPALWNKGVTAGLLTYNANYYHQQNRGTENDSAYTGITTGFNLGNWYFRHNGNWSWQDDVGSHSQALNTYVQRDIPAIKGRLSIGDRNTRGELFDTLSFRGAQLANEEQMLPDSQRGYAPIVRGTARTSAKVQVFQQGRLLYETTVSPGPFEINDLYPTGYGGDLQLVIKEADGSEQQQVIPYAASSNLLRSGTNHYSVTLGKLRKDQVESEPAFGELTWRRGLNNFFTGYAGLQGNEDYQAGVLGLALGTSVGTFSLDATQSQTQLDKPLASYGKRMSGQSYQLKYSQFILSTGSNFNVAAYRYSTEEYLDFMTAMQIRDAQKYGNDTWDIRRPKSRLSVSASQNLPEGWGNFYLNAWQQDYWDNNLGTDRQYQFGYNNSLGRVSYGLSVSRNRNGDGDYENHYQLTLSIPLGSTTPFSQMSMNLNHDPGGVVREQLGVSGTALEDNSLSYGLSASNTNNGGSTSGSLNTSLRSSLAMLQAQAGAGKHYSNYSLGISGGAVAHSGGVTLTPYTADTMALVEAKGAQGAKVSGYPGVTVDRFGYAIVPYLNAYQSNLVEIDPKGIPENVELENTSQKIAPYSGAVVKLRFDTVQGQAAMIRLTNAQAVPFGADVLDAEKNIVGVVGQGQRIFARLAHASGQLRVRWGTEKEDSCAINYSLPASSTSEIVNINAECH, from the coding sequence ATGATTCGTTCCTGCTATTTTAAACCGACGCCGCTAGCCATGGCGATTACGCTGGGTTTTAGCCCTTTTGCCGTCGCACAGGATGCAGATGAAGTACAGTTTAATAGCACCTTTATGAGTCAGGGGAGCCAGAAAAAAATAAACCTGACCCATTACGAACGTAACAGGGCTGTACCCGGTAAATATCGCGTAGAACTGCGAATTAACAACCAATATCAGGGTTTTCAGGATATTACGGTTAGCGAAAGTACACCGCCTGCCAATACGGGCACTATTTGCCTGACGACAGGGGCATGGCGCACGCTACCGTTGAATATTGAGAAACTCAGTGATGACGCGCAGAGGCTTTTAGCCAATAGCGCTGATGACGATTGCCTGGCGGTGACGGCGATGATCCCGCAGGTAAAGATGGAGTTTGATACCGGCAACCAGACGCTGGATTTAGAGATCCCGACGCTTTATCTGGTGCGCAACCCACGAGGTTATGTCAACCCGGCGTTATGGAACAAAGGTGTGACGGCCGGGCTGCTAACCTATAACGCTAACTATTATCACCAGCAAAACCGGGGAACGGAAAACGACAGCGCCTATACCGGGATCACGACGGGTTTTAACCTGGGAAACTGGTATTTTCGTCATAACGGCAACTGGAGCTGGCAGGATGACGTGGGAAGTCACTCCCAGGCACTAAACACCTACGTACAGCGCGATATTCCAGCGATAAAAGGCCGTCTCTCAATTGGGGATCGCAATACCCGGGGGGAGTTGTTTGATACGCTCTCCTTTCGCGGTGCCCAGCTCGCGAATGAAGAGCAGATGCTGCCGGATTCACAGCGTGGCTATGCGCCTATCGTTCGTGGAACCGCGCGAACTTCCGCGAAGGTGCAGGTTTTTCAGCAAGGGCGTTTGTTATACGAAACGACCGTTTCACCTGGCCCGTTTGAAATTAACGACCTTTATCCCACAGGCTATGGCGGCGACCTGCAACTGGTGATTAAAGAGGCCGATGGCTCCGAACAGCAGCAGGTGATTCCCTATGCGGCGAGCAGTAATTTGCTGCGCTCAGGTACCAATCACTACAGCGTGACGCTAGGCAAACTCCGCAAAGATCAGGTGGAAAGTGAGCCTGCGTTCGGTGAGCTGACGTGGCGTCGTGGGCTGAACAACTTTTTTACCGGCTACGCAGGTCTTCAGGGCAATGAAGATTACCAGGCTGGCGTTTTGGGCTTGGCGCTGGGTACGTCTGTCGGGACATTTTCTCTGGATGCCACTCAGTCGCAAACCCAACTGGATAAACCGCTGGCGAGCTACGGCAAACGCATGTCGGGTCAGAGCTATCAGCTGAAATACAGCCAGTTTATTTTGTCAACGGGCAGCAACTTTAACGTTGCGGCTTATCGCTATTCGACCGAAGAGTATCTGGACTTTATGACTGCGATGCAGATCCGTGATGCACAGAAGTATGGCAATGATACCTGGGATATACGCCGTCCCAAAAGTCGCCTTAGCGTCAGCGCCAGCCAGAATCTGCCCGAGGGGTGGGGTAACTTTTACCTTAACGCCTGGCAGCAGGATTACTGGGACAATAACCTGGGCACCGATCGCCAGTACCAGTTTGGTTATAACAACAGCCTGGGACGGGTGAGCTACGGGCTAAGCGTCAGCCGTAACCGTAATGGCGATGGTGATTATGAAAACCACTATCAGCTAACGCTGAGCATCCCGCTCGGCAGCACAACGCCATTTAGCCAGATGTCGATGAACCTGAATCACGATCCTGGTGGCGTAGTGCGCGAGCAGCTTGGGGTGAGCGGCACGGCGCTGGAAGACAATTCGCTGAGCTATGGCCTTTCAGCATCAAATACCAATAACGGTGGCTCAACGAGCGGTTCGCTGAATACCTCGTTACGCAGTTCGCTGGCGATGCTTCAGGCGCAGGCGGGAGCGGGTAAGCATTACAGTAATTATTCTCTTGGTATCAGCGGCGGCGCGGTTGCCCATAGCGGTGGCGTGACGCTGACGCCTTATACCGCCGACACCATGGCACTGGTGGAGGCTAAAGGTGCCCAGGGCGCGAAGGTCAGCGGCTATCCTGGCGTCACGGTCGATCGCTTTGGTTACGCCATTGTCCCTTATCTCAATGCTTACCAGAGCAACCTGGTCGAGATCGATCCCAAAGGCATTCCAGAAAACGTTGAGCTGGAGAACACCAGCCAGAAAATCGCGCCTTACAGCGGGGCGGTGGTCAAACTGCGTTTTGATACCGTACAAGGGCAGGCGGCGATGATTCGACTGACTAACGCTCAGGCGGTTCCGTTTGGTGCCGATGTGCTGGATGCGGAAAAGAATATTGTCGGTGTGGTGGGCCAGGGGCAGCGTATTTTTGCCCGCCTTGCTCATGCTTCAGGCCAGCTGCGCGTGCGCTGGGGAACAGAGAAAGAGGATTCCTGCGCCATTAACTACTCGCTTCCGGCATCTTCGACATCGGAGATCGTAAACATCAATGCTGAGTGCCACTAA
- a CDS encoding fimbrial biogenesis chaperone — protein sequence MEGIPSVNRKDSVMKKSILTMLLVMTTAFPACASVVISGTRVIYPSTDREVTVKMENKGNVPVLIQSWVDNGDPTSTPDTAKAPFVLTPPINRVNAGKGQTLRIRYTGEALPQDKESIFYLNVLEIPPTVKGELAEKNMLSMAFRSRLKLFYRPQKLIKNASEAPEKVVWKRQGNKVTAHNATPYHVTVAYFSEDEKGEKKLGAGSMLTPGETHTWTLDRVTTRWYPMIINDYGALRPVSPDTK from the coding sequence ATGGAAGGAATTCCATCGGTTAACAGGAAGGATTCTGTAATGAAAAAAAGCATTCTTACCATGCTACTCGTCATGACGACGGCCTTTCCTGCCTGCGCCTCAGTAGTTATTTCCGGAACGCGTGTTATTTACCCGTCAACCGATCGGGAAGTTACCGTTAAGATGGAAAATAAGGGTAACGTGCCGGTACTCATCCAGTCCTGGGTGGATAATGGCGATCCGACTTCAACGCCGGATACGGCAAAAGCGCCGTTTGTATTAACCCCGCCGATTAATCGTGTTAATGCCGGGAAAGGACAAACGCTGCGTATTCGCTATACCGGTGAAGCATTACCGCAAGATAAAGAATCTATTTTTTATCTTAATGTTCTTGAAATTCCTCCAACGGTGAAAGGTGAGCTAGCAGAGAAAAATATGCTATCGATGGCCTTTCGCTCTCGCCTGAAACTTTTTTATCGCCCACAAAAACTAATAAAAAACGCGAGTGAAGCGCCGGAAAAGGTTGTCTGGAAGCGTCAGGGAAATAAGGTCACCGCGCATAACGCTACGCCCTATCACGTAACAGTGGCTTACTTTTCAGAAGATGAAAAAGGGGAGAAAAAATTGGGGGCTGGCAGCATGTTAACGCCAGGTGAAACCCATACCTGGACGTTGGATCGCGTGACCACCCGCTGGTATCCCATGATTATCAATGACTACGGTGCGCTGCGCCCGGTGAGTCCCGATACGAAATAA
- a CDS encoding fimbrial protein — MKRLLLSTAVVSCLVAAGAQASDGQINFQGKLTDSTCQIAIDGGTSPATVVLPTLSTQTLAVAGNTGGRTQFNIELSGCTGLVTTSTAAAYFEGGATVDSVTNNLVNTTSTGAGNVQLQLVDVQSDSAIKVGHNSQSSTNTQVAIPNTAGASTGTTILPYAVQYFATGATTPGAVTSNVSFSINYQ; from the coding sequence ATGAAGCGTTTATTATTATCTACTGCTGTGGTTTCTTGCCTGGTTGCTGCTGGTGCTCAGGCATCTGATGGGCAAATCAATTTCCAGGGTAAGTTAACTGATTCTACCTGCCAGATTGCTATTGATGGTGGGACTTCTCCGGCGACTGTCGTGCTGCCTACGCTTTCCACCCAGACTTTGGCGGTGGCTGGTAATACCGGCGGACGCACTCAATTTAATATTGAGCTCTCTGGCTGTACTGGTTTGGTAACCACTTCTACCGCAGCGGCTTACTTTGAAGGTGGCGCAACTGTAGACAGCGTTACCAATAACCTGGTAAATACCACTTCAACCGGTGCTGGCAACGTCCAGCTGCAGTTGGTTGATGTTCAAAGCGATAGCGCTATTAAGGTGGGCCATAACTCGCAAAGTTCAACCAACACGCAGGTTGCTATTCCGAATACTGCTGGGGCGAGTACCGGTACCACCATCCTGCCTTATGCTGTTCAGTACTTCGCTACCGGCGCAACCACTCCAGGTGCTGTAACCAGCAATGTCAGCTTTAGCATTAACTACCAGTAA
- a CDS encoding winged helix-turn-helix domain-containing protein yields MSFSVFGFLIDDAIFCFDNPLKVVNISSHLQGAGPIALRSTMSNLLFFLLMQHQKEIITDNEIMHHVWDKNGLSSSHSRLVQVISALKQNLMLAGVDENMIERISGKGYRITSGNIKILYRP; encoded by the coding sequence ATGTCATTCTCTGTTTTTGGTTTTCTGATTGATGATGCCATTTTTTGTTTCGACAACCCGCTTAAGGTTGTTAATATTTCTAGTCATTTACAGGGAGCTGGCCCTATTGCTTTGCGTAGTACTATGTCTAATCTTTTATTCTTTCTTCTGATGCAACATCAGAAAGAAATTATTACCGATAATGAAATTATGCATCATGTCTGGGATAAAAATGGATTGAGCTCTTCACATTCCAGATTAGTGCAGGTGATATCAGCCTTGAAACAAAATTTGATGCTGGCTGGTGTTGACGAGAATATGATTGAGCGAATCTCTGGGAAAGGTTACAGAATAACCTCTGGAAATATAAAAATACTCTATCGACCTTGA
- a CDS encoding DUF2955 domain-containing protein, translating into MSINTLARVFTPHGNIVYTANDFRQTLRIAVAGTIALSISTFYDVQYGVFFVVYPLMLLSLVPVFNRHVARQFVFSAAVNCVEMVLIVGYLSQWPVIMTLVVFGLYVMRFRFMSQGPLFLLGSMGVVCQSTMLNFMSYPTSNWHTLMFSNMEACVMAVALSALLNYFIPDVEPRKPPPRIEKDAARIRHESLLSGTVATMIFVIFQVCDLSDSLSALMAGILILFPMHYRGAVISSIWRVVGVVMACLYILLVQLVIYNFSNHMVLMMPLIGLGLAFSARLHVMEKVGAGVGFASITTIGIMFGQNLHPDQDLVFSDLYRITSVTVALLATLTMVFLVHRILNCFAPTRFVMTE; encoded by the coding sequence ATGTCTATTAACACCCTGGCGCGGGTCTTCACCCCGCATGGCAATATCGTTTATACGGCGAATGATTTTCGCCAGACGCTGCGCATCGCCGTCGCCGGAACTATCGCGCTGAGCATTTCGACTTTCTACGACGTGCAGTACGGTGTCTTTTTTGTGGTTTACCCGCTGATGCTTCTGTCGCTGGTGCCGGTGTTTAACCGCCATGTGGCGCGGCAGTTTGTGTTTAGTGCGGCGGTAAACTGCGTCGAAATGGTACTGATCGTCGGTTATCTTTCGCAGTGGCCGGTGATCATGACGCTGGTGGTATTTGGCCTGTACGTGATGCGTTTTCGCTTTATGAGCCAGGGGCCGCTGTTTCTGTTGGGCTCGATGGGCGTGGTGTGTCAGAGCACGATGCTCAACTTTATGAGCTATCCCACCAGCAACTGGCACACGCTGATGTTCTCCAACATGGAGGCCTGCGTGATGGCGGTGGCGCTCAGCGCATTGCTCAATTATTTCATCCCGGATGTCGAACCGCGCAAGCCGCCGCCGCGTATTGAAAAAGATGCCGCGCGTATTCGCCATGAATCGCTGCTCTCCGGCACCGTGGCGACGATGATCTTTGTTATCTTCCAGGTCTGCGATTTGAGTGATTCCCTGTCGGCGCTGATGGCGGGGATTTTGATTCTCTTCCCGATGCACTATCGCGGCGCGGTGATTAGCTCGATCTGGCGTGTGGTGGGCGTGGTGATGGCCTGTCTCTATATTCTGCTGGTGCAGTTGGTTATCTATAATTTCAGCAATCATATGGTGCTGATGATGCCGCTGATTGGCCTCGGTCTGGCCTTTAGCGCTCGCCTGCACGTGATGGAGAAGGTGGGCGCTGGCGTGGGCTTTGCCAGTATCACCACCATCGGCATTATGTTTGGTCAGAATCTGCATCCGGACCAGGATCTGGTATTCAGCGACCTGTACCGCATCACGTCGGTGACCGTCGCGTTGCTGGCGACGCTGACGATGGTCTTTCTGGTGCATCGTATTTTGAATTGCTTTGCACCGACGCGGTTTGTGATGACGGAGTGA
- a CDS encoding HlyD family secretion protein, with the protein MMTPEQKFARWVRVSIAAFLAIFAWFIVADIWIPLTPDSTVMRVVTPVSSRVSGYVSHVYVHNNSLVKKGDLLYELDPAPFTNKVEAAQIAFEQAKLSNQQLDAQIASARANLRTAQYTARNDKVTLDRYQRLSTMQNVSQSDLDKVRTTWQTSEQSVSALNASIQNLLIQRGERDDARNVTLQKYRNALEEAQLNLGWTQVRAETDGMVSNLQLNPGLYATAATPLLALVSNHTDIVADFREKSLRHTGVNTDAAVVFDALPGKVFKAHVTSSDAGILAGQEEVNGQLSQPEQSTRWVRDAQRMRIHVALDEPLDKPLPTGARATVQLYNSDGPFARTFAGVQIHLVSLLHYVY; encoded by the coding sequence ATGATGACCCCTGAACAGAAGTTTGCCCGTTGGGTAAGGGTGAGTATTGCCGCGTTCCTGGCGATATTCGCCTGGTTTATCGTTGCCGATATCTGGATCCCGCTCACCCCGGACTCCACCGTGATGCGCGTAGTGACGCCGGTATCCTCGCGCGTCTCCGGCTATGTCTCCCATGTCTATGTGCATAACAACAGCCTGGTGAAGAAGGGCGACCTGCTCTATGAGCTGGACCCGGCGCCGTTTACCAACAAAGTGGAAGCCGCGCAAATCGCCTTTGAGCAGGCGAAGCTGAGCAACCAGCAGTTGGATGCGCAGATCGCTTCTGCCCGCGCCAATCTGCGCACCGCCCAGTACACCGCGCGCAACGACAAGGTTACCCTCGACCGTTATCAGCGGCTGAGCACCATGCAGAACGTCTCGCAGTCGGACCTGGATAAGGTGCGCACCACCTGGCAAACCAGCGAACAGTCGGTCAGCGCGCTCAACGCCAGCATCCAGAACCTGCTGATCCAGCGCGGCGAACGCGATGATGCGCGTAACGTGACGCTGCAAAAATATCGCAACGCGCTGGAAGAAGCGCAGCTTAACCTCGGCTGGACGCAGGTCCGCGCCGAAACCGACGGCATGGTAAGCAACCTTCAGCTCAATCCCGGACTGTACGCCACTGCCGCCACGCCGTTGCTGGCGCTGGTGAGCAATCACACCGATATCGTCGCTGATTTTCGTGAGAAGAGCCTGCGCCACACCGGCGTGAATACCGATGCGGCGGTGGTGTTTGATGCGCTGCCGGGTAAGGTCTTTAAAGCGCACGTCACCAGCAGCGATGCCGGTATTCTGGCCGGGCAGGAAGAGGTCAACGGCCAGCTGTCGCAGCCGGAGCAGTCCACCCGCTGGGTGCGTGATGCCCAGCGCATGCGCATCCACGTGGCGCTCGATGAGCCGCTGGACAAGCCGCTGCCCACCGGCGCGCGCGCCACGGTGCAACTCTACAATAGCGATGGTCCGTTTGCCCGCACCTTTGCTGGCGTGCAGATCCATCTGGTGAGCCTGCTGCATTATGTCTATTAA
- a CDS encoding MarR family winged helix-turn-helix transcriptional regulator → MTEDDLFARRPMGMRMAMVVRQWRAIIDSAITDTGLTQSSWTVLMQLHQLGDNVSVSELAEVQGIELPPLMRTLTQLEKQGYLLRSTSPYDKRIRLLTLTAEGQSRLEELNRVIETYQNRVTRTIPEAELATFSATLNQIACNLRTIREEDNKI, encoded by the coding sequence ATGACCGAAGACGACCTGTTTGCCCGCCGCCCGATGGGGATGCGCATGGCGATGGTGGTGCGCCAGTGGCGCGCGATTATTGATTCTGCCATTACCGACACCGGCCTGACCCAGTCAAGCTGGACGGTGCTGATGCAACTGCATCAGTTGGGGGATAACGTCTCGGTCAGCGAGCTGGCGGAGGTGCAGGGCATTGAACTGCCGCCGCTGATGCGCACCCTCACGCAGCTGGAAAAGCAGGGCTATCTGCTGCGTTCCACATCGCCTTATGACAAACGCATACGCCTGCTGACGCTGACGGCGGAAGGCCAATCGAGGCTGGAAGAGCTGAACCGCGTGATTGAGACTTATCAAAATCGCGTCACCCGAACCATTCCCGAAGCAGAACTCGCCACCTTCAGCGCCACCCTAAATCAAATCGCCTGCAATCTGCGGACTATCCGCGAAGAAGATAATAAGATCTAA
- a CDS encoding DUF1127 domain-containing protein: MEFHENRAKQPFIGFIFLGRAIRKWWLRMQTRRVLQRMSDEQLRDVGLRRDQIN; encoded by the coding sequence ATGGAATTTCATGAGAACCGGGCAAAACAGCCGTTTATCGGCTTCATATTTTTAGGGCGAGCGATCAGAAAATGGTGGCTTCGGATGCAAACGCGACGAGTTTTGCAGCGAATGAGCGATGAACAGTTGAGAGACGTCGGATTAAGACGGGATCAGATCAATTAA